The proteins below are encoded in one region of Pseudonocardia sp. DSM 110487:
- a CDS encoding four-carbon acid sugar kinase family protein yields the protein MNVIESELLAGYPPEVEIAAREVAASVVASGRTLVVLDDDPTGTQSVADLPVLTRWSAEDFEWAFAQQASAVYVLTNTRSLDPAEAEKRNREVVRNALSAAGGEALGFVSRSDSTLRGHFPLEPEVIADELAQASGVHTDAVVIVPAFPDAGRVTIGGTHYMRDGSGGLTPVAETEFAQDATFGFRSSRLAEYVEEKSGGRYPARDVIVLDLNVIRGGAGAIADALDRAAGGAPAVADIVTENDLRALALGLAEAERRGKTLLYRVGPPFVRGRIGQEVRAPLTADEAFAGRAPGPGGGLVVIGSHVGLTTRQFDVLRAEHPSARVVELQVRELMRNMTSSAGIGFESLDPVVAEVVAALAEGDVILHTSRTLMRTDSAAASLQIARTVSAGLVHVVRRTLAQRAPRFVIAKGGITSSDVASEGLQIRHAIVRGPMLPGIVSLWEPVGGPATGIPYVVFPGNVGDDRSLLDVVRVLATVHP from the coding sequence GTGAACGTGATCGAGTCCGAACTGCTCGCCGGCTACCCGCCCGAGGTCGAGATCGCGGCGCGCGAGGTGGCGGCGTCCGTCGTGGCATCGGGACGCACCCTCGTCGTGCTCGACGACGATCCGACCGGCACCCAGTCCGTCGCCGACCTGCCCGTGCTCACCCGCTGGTCCGCCGAGGACTTCGAGTGGGCCTTCGCCCAGCAGGCCTCCGCGGTGTACGTGCTCACCAACACCCGGAGCCTGGATCCCGCCGAGGCCGAGAAGCGCAACCGCGAGGTCGTGCGGAACGCCCTTTCGGCCGCGGGCGGGGAGGCGCTGGGGTTCGTCAGCCGCAGCGACTCGACGTTGCGCGGGCACTTCCCCCTCGAACCCGAGGTGATCGCCGACGAGCTGGCGCAGGCCTCCGGTGTGCACACCGACGCCGTGGTGATCGTGCCCGCGTTCCCGGACGCGGGGCGCGTCACGATCGGGGGCACGCACTACATGCGCGACGGTTCGGGCGGGCTCACGCCGGTGGCCGAGACCGAGTTCGCGCAGGACGCGACGTTCGGGTTCAGGTCGTCGCGCCTGGCCGAGTACGTGGAGGAGAAGTCCGGCGGCCGCTACCCGGCGCGAGACGTGATCGTCCTCGACCTGAACGTGATCCGCGGCGGGGCCGGTGCGATCGCGGACGCCCTCGACCGCGCGGCAGGCGGCGCGCCGGCCGTCGCGGACATCGTCACCGAGAACGACCTGCGCGCGCTCGCGCTCGGGCTCGCGGAGGCGGAGCGGCGGGGCAAGACGCTGCTGTACCGGGTGGGGCCGCCGTTCGTCAGGGGCCGGATCGGGCAGGAGGTCCGCGCGCCACTCACCGCGGACGAGGCGTTCGCGGGGCGGGCGCCCGGACCCGGCGGTGGGCTCGTGGTCATCGGTTCCCACGTGGGGCTCACCACCCGGCAGTTCGACGTGCTGCGCGCAGAGCACCCGAGCGCCCGGGTGGTCGAGCTGCAGGTCCGCGAGCTGATGCGCAACATGACATCGAGCGCGGGGATCGGCTTCGAATCGCTCGACCCGGTCGTCGCCGAGGTGGTCGCGGCGCTCGCGGAGGGCGACGTCATCCTGCACACGAGCCGGACGCTCATGCGGACGGACTCGGCGGCCGCGAGCCTGCAGATCGCGCGCACCGTCTCGGCCGGCCTGGTCCACGTGGTGCGACGCACGCTCGCGCAGCGCGCGCCGCGGTTCGTGATCGCCAAGGGCGGGATCACATCGTCCGACGTCGCGAGCGAGGGGCTGCAGATCCGCCACGCGATCGTCCGGGGGCCGATGCTGCCCGGCATCGTCTCGTTGTGGGAGCCGGTCGGCGGCCCGGCCACCGGCATCCCCTACGTGGTGTTCCCCGGCAACGTTGGCGACGACCGGTCCCTGCTCGATGTGGTGCGCGTCCTGGCTACCGTCCACCCGTGA
- a CDS encoding cellulase family glycosylhydrolase, whose translation MTLRAALTSVLVLLIAACGPAQEAGHPTPAPGRSQTTVSVEGSQILVNGTPSTLFGFRVASAAMRDDWTDELISQLDTWRDHGVNSFIVWLQGSSGGYTQVFTPDGDIDHDSSEITSIVGFGDDDQHTSNGSTTGPEVIERTRRIVQAADARGMVAIVGLFYRSAADDDSRDTLAAAARTAATALKDYSNVIFNVFNEPDLSNSLTSKHNLEKYLAAVKEAAPGRLVGTGTVEVDDSEEIADLDDVDVLMHDAGSDGGKAIDAFEELKDHTSKPIINIESFGGSGQGFLDDSSSVAAREGYYIDFPEWRRIFGAWRDEDYVSGSAGAIAGKDSYRRLIDYVGQDPRKQVHLMVHVAGWFQGASRVGTPDHLGDPGTPEQWNNDFDTGPDAADGTPEHPGIRWILERIEAHTR comes from the coding sequence GTGACGCTTCGTGCCGCGCTGACCAGCGTGCTGGTCCTGCTGATCGCCGCATGCGGACCGGCGCAGGAGGCGGGGCATCCGACGCCGGCGCCGGGCCGCTCGCAGACCACGGTGTCGGTGGAGGGCAGCCAGATCCTGGTGAACGGCACTCCGTCCACGCTGTTCGGGTTCCGGGTGGCCAGCGCGGCGATGCGCGACGACTGGACCGACGAGCTCATCTCCCAGCTCGACACGTGGCGCGACCACGGCGTGAACAGCTTCATCGTGTGGCTGCAGGGCTCGAGCGGTGGGTACACGCAGGTGTTCACGCCCGACGGCGACATCGACCACGACTCGAGCGAGATCACCTCGATCGTCGGGTTCGGGGACGACGATCAGCACACGTCGAACGGGTCCACCACCGGGCCGGAGGTCATCGAGCGGACCAGGCGGATCGTCCAGGCGGCCGATGCCCGCGGGATGGTGGCGATCGTCGGGCTGTTCTACCGGTCGGCGGCGGACGACGACTCACGGGACACACTGGCCGCCGCTGCGCGTACGGCGGCCACCGCCCTGAAGGACTACTCGAACGTCATCTTCAACGTCTTCAACGAGCCCGATCTGTCGAACTCGCTCACCTCGAAGCACAACCTGGAGAAGTACCTGGCCGCCGTGAAGGAGGCCGCCCCGGGCCGTCTCGTCGGTACCGGGACGGTGGAGGTCGACGACAGCGAGGAGATCGCCGACCTGGATGACGTCGACGTGCTGATGCACGACGCAGGGAGCGACGGCGGCAAGGCCATCGACGCGTTCGAGGAACTGAAGGACCACACCAGCAAACCGATCATCAACATCGAGTCGTTCGGTGGCAGCGGACAAGGCTTCCTGGACGACTCGTCGTCCGTGGCGGCCCGGGAGGGCTACTACATCGACTTCCCGGAGTGGCGTCGCATCTTCGGCGCATGGCGCGACGAGGACTACGTGAGCGGCAGCGCAGGCGCGATCGCCGGGAAGGACTCCTATCGACGCCTGATCGACTACGTCGGTCAGGACCCGCGCAAGCAGGTCCACCTCATGGTCCACGTGGCGGGCTGGTTCCAGGGTGCCTCGCGGGTGGGCACACCCGACCACCTCGGCGACCCGGGAACGCCGGAGCAGTGGAACAACGACTTCGACACCGGACCCGATGCGGCTGACGGGACGCCCGAGCACCCGGGCATCCGGTGGATCCTGGAGCGCATCGAGGCACACACCCGATAG